Proteins found in one Toxotes jaculatrix isolate fToxJac2 chromosome 18, fToxJac2.pri, whole genome shotgun sequence genomic segment:
- the LOC121197958 gene encoding gelsolin-related protein of 125 kDa-like isoform X2: MKRNCLIISDDEDDDEEDRDRRNSLRKKKRVRYIEDDEDVEEEDDDDEEEEEEEEEEDWEDSEKPASSTTHNQGAPENRLLPVTCGNKKGTLDVQKLGRGEECILCEGRWFAPSAFEGFGGKGSSKKWKATIFHKEKPLQILFQKGILTTKRFKRGSASTKPKKILPSNQDSESPSEASAIQNAEETEEDDVKDDDWCPSIEELAVETEEGKEESVGAENKEEVVDSGDDKSKEEDKMEKGEMENEDFPTFTDNDYDSSVFEERERDLNISASMKNVLQTVKIVLPRLRETLFQTKSDHQYKCTEPAEDSWSKPLDEDTQSEEERQHNGSAVDDFSVATATHTHPLQMPDVPPTVGEVQEENGEMGNDERKDGQTEMKAEHRNSPRPQSAPATSSPDIRPDTGSISDHTANFRNSPVLLGATKAEGEEREDEALEMTHCTKKETEPKRNEHLDESNSETSFQTGNTDVTTNIKVTQWGIKYESTEAVGPPTKLHSAPVECKYENLGCTDAITYDYDAAQLQDVRLETRELQTAQTSDSTYSSDMEEGPSISINPDTMELNQLKREKIKMQLKVLKLQEEYYTLKINELKK, encoded by the exons ATGAAGAGGAACTGCTTGATTATTAGTGATGATGAAGACGACGACGAAGAAGATAGGGACAGGAGAAATagcctgaggaaaaaaaagagagtcagATATAtcgaagatgatgaagatgtggaagaggaggacgacgacgatgaggaggaggaagaagaagaggaggaggaagattgGGAAGACAGTGAAAAGCCAGCCTCATCTACCACTCACAACCAAGGGGCACCAGAAAATA GACTTTTGCCTGTAACCTGTGGAAACAAAAAAGGCACCCTGGATGTACAAAAACTGGGCAGGG GTGAGGAATGTATTTTGTGTGAGGGCCGCTGGTTTGCTCCCTCTGCCTTTGAGGGCTTTGGGGGAAAAGGCTCGAGTAAAAAATGGAAAGCAACAATTTTCCACAAAGAGAAACCTCTGCAGATTTTGTTTCag AAAGGGATATTAACCACTAAACGATTTAAAAGAGGAAGTGCATCTACAAAG CCAAAGAAAATCCTACCATCAAATCAAGACTCAGAGAGCCCCTCTGAAG cCTCAGCAATACAGAACGCTGAAGAAACTGAGGAAGATGATGTTAAAGATGACGACTGGTGTCCAAGCATTGAAGAACTGGCCgtagagacagaggagggaaaggaagaaagcGTAGGGGCTGAAAATAAAGAAGAGGTTGTAGACTCAGGAGATGACAAGAGTAAAGAAGAAGATAAGATGGAAAAGGGAGAAATGGAAAATGAGGATTTCCCTACTTTTACCGATAACGACtatgacagcagtgtttttgaAG agagggagagagatttgAACATTTCAGCATCTATGAAAAATGTGTTGCAGACAGTGAAAATTGTCCTCCCGAGGCTCCGAGAG ACTCTGTTTCAGACCAAGAGTGATCATCAGTACAAATGCACTGAGCCTGCAGA AGACAGTTGGTCTAAGCCACTGGATGAGGacacacagagtgaagaggaacGACAGCACAACGGTTCGGCAGTAGATGACTTCTCCGTCgcaacagccacacacacccatcccTTGCAGATGCCAGACGTCCCACCCACAGTTGGAGAAGTTCAGGAAGAAAATGGAGAGATGGGAAATGATGAAAGgaaagatggacagacagaaatgaaagctGAACACAGAAATTCACCAAGACCTCAATCTGCACCAGCTACCTCGTCACCAGACATCAGACCTGACACTGGATCAATCAGCGATCACACTGCCAACTTCAGAAACTCCCCTGTGCTGTTAGGCGCCACTAAAG ctgaaggggaggagagagaagatgaagCGTTGGAAATGACGCATTGTACAAAAAAGGAGACAGAACCAAAGAGAAATGAGCATCTTGATGAGTCAAACTCTGAAACCAGCTTTCAAACTGGCAACACAGATGTGACCACAAACATAAAAGTCACACAGTGGGGTATTAAGTATGAAAGCACAGAGGCAGTGG GACCTCCAACTAAACTTCACAGTGCGCCAGTTGAGTGCAAATATGAAAACCTGGGTTGTACAGATGCCATAACCTATGACTACGATGCTGCACAATTACAAGATGTGAGGCTAGAGACAAG GGAACTCCAAACAGCCCAAACGTCAGACAGCACTTATTCCTCAGACATGGAAGAGGGTCCGTCTATCAGCATTAATCCAGATACAATGGAGCTTAATCagttaaagagagagaaaataaaaatgcaactGAAAGTCTTAAAATTACAAGAGGAATATTACactctgaaaataaatgaactcAAAAAGTGA
- the LOC121197958 gene encoding gelsolin-related protein of 125 kDa-like isoform X1: MKRNCLIISDDEDDDEEDRDRRNSLRKKKRVRYIEDDEDVEEEDDDDEEEEEEEEEEDWEDSEKPASSTTHNQGAPENRLLPVTCGNKKGTLDVQKLGRGEECILCEGRWFAPSAFEGFGGKGSSKKWKATIFHKEKPLQILFQKGILTTKRFKRGSASTKPKKILPSNQDSESPSEASAIQNAEETEEDDVKDDDWCPSIEELAVETEEGKEESVGAENKEEVVDSGDDKSKEEDKMEKGEMENEDFPTFTDNDYDSSVFEERERDLNISASMKNVLQTVKIVLPRLRETLFQTKSDHQYKCTEPAEEDSWSKPLDEDTQSEEERQHNGSAVDDFSVATATHTHPLQMPDVPPTVGEVQEENGEMGNDERKDGQTEMKAEHRNSPRPQSAPATSSPDIRPDTGSISDHTANFRNSPVLLGATKAEGEEREDEALEMTHCTKKETEPKRNEHLDESNSETSFQTGNTDVTTNIKVTQWGIKYESTEAVGPPTKLHSAPVECKYENLGCTDAITYDYDAAQLQDVRLETRELQTAQTSDSTYSSDMEEGPSISINPDTMELNQLKREKIKMQLKVLKLQEEYYTLKINELKK; encoded by the exons ATGAAGAGGAACTGCTTGATTATTAGTGATGATGAAGACGACGACGAAGAAGATAGGGACAGGAGAAATagcctgaggaaaaaaaagagagtcagATATAtcgaagatgatgaagatgtggaagaggaggacgacgacgatgaggaggaggaagaagaagaggaggaggaagattgGGAAGACAGTGAAAAGCCAGCCTCATCTACCACTCACAACCAAGGGGCACCAGAAAATA GACTTTTGCCTGTAACCTGTGGAAACAAAAAAGGCACCCTGGATGTACAAAAACTGGGCAGGG GTGAGGAATGTATTTTGTGTGAGGGCCGCTGGTTTGCTCCCTCTGCCTTTGAGGGCTTTGGGGGAAAAGGCTCGAGTAAAAAATGGAAAGCAACAATTTTCCACAAAGAGAAACCTCTGCAGATTTTGTTTCag AAAGGGATATTAACCACTAAACGATTTAAAAGAGGAAGTGCATCTACAAAG CCAAAGAAAATCCTACCATCAAATCAAGACTCAGAGAGCCCCTCTGAAG cCTCAGCAATACAGAACGCTGAAGAAACTGAGGAAGATGATGTTAAAGATGACGACTGGTGTCCAAGCATTGAAGAACTGGCCgtagagacagaggagggaaaggaagaaagcGTAGGGGCTGAAAATAAAGAAGAGGTTGTAGACTCAGGAGATGACAAGAGTAAAGAAGAAGATAAGATGGAAAAGGGAGAAATGGAAAATGAGGATTTCCCTACTTTTACCGATAACGACtatgacagcagtgtttttgaAG agagggagagagatttgAACATTTCAGCATCTATGAAAAATGTGTTGCAGACAGTGAAAATTGTCCTCCCGAGGCTCCGAGAG ACTCTGTTTCAGACCAAGAGTGATCATCAGTACAAATGCACTGAGCCTGCAGAAGAAG ACAGTTGGTCTAAGCCACTGGATGAGGacacacagagtgaagaggaacGACAGCACAACGGTTCGGCAGTAGATGACTTCTCCGTCgcaacagccacacacacccatcccTTGCAGATGCCAGACGTCCCACCCACAGTTGGAGAAGTTCAGGAAGAAAATGGAGAGATGGGAAATGATGAAAGgaaagatggacagacagaaatgaaagctGAACACAGAAATTCACCAAGACCTCAATCTGCACCAGCTACCTCGTCACCAGACATCAGACCTGACACTGGATCAATCAGCGATCACACTGCCAACTTCAGAAACTCCCCTGTGCTGTTAGGCGCCACTAAAG ctgaaggggaggagagagaagatgaagCGTTGGAAATGACGCATTGTACAAAAAAGGAGACAGAACCAAAGAGAAATGAGCATCTTGATGAGTCAAACTCTGAAACCAGCTTTCAAACTGGCAACACAGATGTGACCACAAACATAAAAGTCACACAGTGGGGTATTAAGTATGAAAGCACAGAGGCAGTGG GACCTCCAACTAAACTTCACAGTGCGCCAGTTGAGTGCAAATATGAAAACCTGGGTTGTACAGATGCCATAACCTATGACTACGATGCTGCACAATTACAAGATGTGAGGCTAGAGACAAG GGAACTCCAAACAGCCCAAACGTCAGACAGCACTTATTCCTCAGACATGGAAGAGGGTCCGTCTATCAGCATTAATCCAGATACAATGGAGCTTAATCagttaaagagagagaaaataaaaatgcaactGAAAGTCTTAAAATTACAAGAGGAATATTACactctgaaaataaatgaactcAAAAAGTGA
- the LOC121197958 gene encoding gelsolin-related protein of 125 kDa-like isoform X4, whose protein sequence is MKRNCLIISDDEDDDEEDRDRRNSLRKKKRVRYIEDDEDVEEEDDDDEEEEEEEEEEDWEDSEKPASSTTHNQGAPENRLLPVTCGNKKGTLDVQKLGRGEECILCEGRWFAPSAFEGFGGKGSSKKWKATIFHKEKPLQILFQKGILTTKRFKRGSASTKPKKILPSNQDSESPSEASAIQNAEETEEDDVKDDDWCPSIEELAVETEEGKEESVGAENKEEVVDSGDDKSKEEDKMEKGEMENEDFPTFTDNDYDSSVFEERERDLNISASMKNVLQTVKIVLPRLRETLFQTKSDHQYKCTEPAEEDSWSKPLDEDTQSEEERQHNGSAVDDFSVATATHTHPLQMPDVPPTVGEVQEENGEMGNDERKDGQTEMKAEHRNSPRPQSAPATSSPDIRPDTGSISDHTANFRNSPVLLGATKGPPTKLHSAPVECKYENLGCTDAITYDYDAAQLQDVRLETRELQTAQTSDSTYSSDMEEGPSISINPDTMELNQLKREKIKMQLKVLKLQEEYYTLKINELKK, encoded by the exons ATGAAGAGGAACTGCTTGATTATTAGTGATGATGAAGACGACGACGAAGAAGATAGGGACAGGAGAAATagcctgaggaaaaaaaagagagtcagATATAtcgaagatgatgaagatgtggaagaggaggacgacgacgatgaggaggaggaagaagaagaggaggaggaagattgGGAAGACAGTGAAAAGCCAGCCTCATCTACCACTCACAACCAAGGGGCACCAGAAAATA GACTTTTGCCTGTAACCTGTGGAAACAAAAAAGGCACCCTGGATGTACAAAAACTGGGCAGGG GTGAGGAATGTATTTTGTGTGAGGGCCGCTGGTTTGCTCCCTCTGCCTTTGAGGGCTTTGGGGGAAAAGGCTCGAGTAAAAAATGGAAAGCAACAATTTTCCACAAAGAGAAACCTCTGCAGATTTTGTTTCag AAAGGGATATTAACCACTAAACGATTTAAAAGAGGAAGTGCATCTACAAAG CCAAAGAAAATCCTACCATCAAATCAAGACTCAGAGAGCCCCTCTGAAG cCTCAGCAATACAGAACGCTGAAGAAACTGAGGAAGATGATGTTAAAGATGACGACTGGTGTCCAAGCATTGAAGAACTGGCCgtagagacagaggagggaaaggaagaaagcGTAGGGGCTGAAAATAAAGAAGAGGTTGTAGACTCAGGAGATGACAAGAGTAAAGAAGAAGATAAGATGGAAAAGGGAGAAATGGAAAATGAGGATTTCCCTACTTTTACCGATAACGACtatgacagcagtgtttttgaAG agagggagagagatttgAACATTTCAGCATCTATGAAAAATGTGTTGCAGACAGTGAAAATTGTCCTCCCGAGGCTCCGAGAG ACTCTGTTTCAGACCAAGAGTGATCATCAGTACAAATGCACTGAGCCTGCAGAAGAAG ACAGTTGGTCTAAGCCACTGGATGAGGacacacagagtgaagaggaacGACAGCACAACGGTTCGGCAGTAGATGACTTCTCCGTCgcaacagccacacacacccatcccTTGCAGATGCCAGACGTCCCACCCACAGTTGGAGAAGTTCAGGAAGAAAATGGAGAGATGGGAAATGATGAAAGgaaagatggacagacagaaatgaaagctGAACACAGAAATTCACCAAGACCTCAATCTGCACCAGCTACCTCGTCACCAGACATCAGACCTGACACTGGATCAATCAGCGATCACACTGCCAACTTCAGAAACTCCCCTGTGCTGTTAGGCGCCACTAAAG GACCTCCAACTAAACTTCACAGTGCGCCAGTTGAGTGCAAATATGAAAACCTGGGTTGTACAGATGCCATAACCTATGACTACGATGCTGCACAATTACAAGATGTGAGGCTAGAGACAAG GGAACTCCAAACAGCCCAAACGTCAGACAGCACTTATTCCTCAGACATGGAAGAGGGTCCGTCTATCAGCATTAATCCAGATACAATGGAGCTTAATCagttaaagagagagaaaataaaaatgcaactGAAAGTCTTAAAATTACAAGAGGAATATTACactctgaaaataaatgaactcAAAAAGTGA
- the LOC121197958 gene encoding gelsolin-related protein of 125 kDa-like isoform X3 — translation MKRNCLIISDDEDDDEEDRDRRNSLRKKKRVRYIEDDEDVEEEDDDDEEEEEEEEEEDWEDSEKPASSTTHNQGAPENRLLPVTCGNKKGTLDVQKLGRGEECILCEGRWFAPSAFEGFGGKGSSKKWKATIFHKEKPLQILFQPKKILPSNQDSESPSEASAIQNAEETEEDDVKDDDWCPSIEELAVETEEGKEESVGAENKEEVVDSGDDKSKEEDKMEKGEMENEDFPTFTDNDYDSSVFEERERDLNISASMKNVLQTVKIVLPRLRETLFQTKSDHQYKCTEPAEEDSWSKPLDEDTQSEEERQHNGSAVDDFSVATATHTHPLQMPDVPPTVGEVQEENGEMGNDERKDGQTEMKAEHRNSPRPQSAPATSSPDIRPDTGSISDHTANFRNSPVLLGATKAEGEEREDEALEMTHCTKKETEPKRNEHLDESNSETSFQTGNTDVTTNIKVTQWGIKYESTEAVGPPTKLHSAPVECKYENLGCTDAITYDYDAAQLQDVRLETRELQTAQTSDSTYSSDMEEGPSISINPDTMELNQLKREKIKMQLKVLKLQEEYYTLKINELKK, via the exons ATGAAGAGGAACTGCTTGATTATTAGTGATGATGAAGACGACGACGAAGAAGATAGGGACAGGAGAAATagcctgaggaaaaaaaagagagtcagATATAtcgaagatgatgaagatgtggaagaggaggacgacgacgatgaggaggaggaagaagaagaggaggaggaagattgGGAAGACAGTGAAAAGCCAGCCTCATCTACCACTCACAACCAAGGGGCACCAGAAAATA GACTTTTGCCTGTAACCTGTGGAAACAAAAAAGGCACCCTGGATGTACAAAAACTGGGCAGGG GTGAGGAATGTATTTTGTGTGAGGGCCGCTGGTTTGCTCCCTCTGCCTTTGAGGGCTTTGGGGGAAAAGGCTCGAGTAAAAAATGGAAAGCAACAATTTTCCACAAAGAGAAACCTCTGCAGATTTTGTTTCag CCAAAGAAAATCCTACCATCAAATCAAGACTCAGAGAGCCCCTCTGAAG cCTCAGCAATACAGAACGCTGAAGAAACTGAGGAAGATGATGTTAAAGATGACGACTGGTGTCCAAGCATTGAAGAACTGGCCgtagagacagaggagggaaaggaagaaagcGTAGGGGCTGAAAATAAAGAAGAGGTTGTAGACTCAGGAGATGACAAGAGTAAAGAAGAAGATAAGATGGAAAAGGGAGAAATGGAAAATGAGGATTTCCCTACTTTTACCGATAACGACtatgacagcagtgtttttgaAG agagggagagagatttgAACATTTCAGCATCTATGAAAAATGTGTTGCAGACAGTGAAAATTGTCCTCCCGAGGCTCCGAGAG ACTCTGTTTCAGACCAAGAGTGATCATCAGTACAAATGCACTGAGCCTGCAGAAGAAG ACAGTTGGTCTAAGCCACTGGATGAGGacacacagagtgaagaggaacGACAGCACAACGGTTCGGCAGTAGATGACTTCTCCGTCgcaacagccacacacacccatcccTTGCAGATGCCAGACGTCCCACCCACAGTTGGAGAAGTTCAGGAAGAAAATGGAGAGATGGGAAATGATGAAAGgaaagatggacagacagaaatgaaagctGAACACAGAAATTCACCAAGACCTCAATCTGCACCAGCTACCTCGTCACCAGACATCAGACCTGACACTGGATCAATCAGCGATCACACTGCCAACTTCAGAAACTCCCCTGTGCTGTTAGGCGCCACTAAAG ctgaaggggaggagagagaagatgaagCGTTGGAAATGACGCATTGTACAAAAAAGGAGACAGAACCAAAGAGAAATGAGCATCTTGATGAGTCAAACTCTGAAACCAGCTTTCAAACTGGCAACACAGATGTGACCACAAACATAAAAGTCACACAGTGGGGTATTAAGTATGAAAGCACAGAGGCAGTGG GACCTCCAACTAAACTTCACAGTGCGCCAGTTGAGTGCAAATATGAAAACCTGGGTTGTACAGATGCCATAACCTATGACTACGATGCTGCACAATTACAAGATGTGAGGCTAGAGACAAG GGAACTCCAAACAGCCCAAACGTCAGACAGCACTTATTCCTCAGACATGGAAGAGGGTCCGTCTATCAGCATTAATCCAGATACAATGGAGCTTAATCagttaaagagagagaaaataaaaatgcaactGAAAGTCTTAAAATTACAAGAGGAATATTACactctgaaaataaatgaactcAAAAAGTGA
- the LOC121197958 gene encoding uncharacterized protein LOC121197958 isoform X5 — protein MKRNCLIISDDEDDDEEDRDRRNSLRKKKRVRYIEDDEDVEEEDDDDEEEEEEEEEEDWEDSEKPASSTTHNQGAPENRLLPVTCGNKKGTLDVQKLGRGEECILCEGRWFAPSAFEGFGGKGSSKKWKATIFHKEKPLQILFQKGILTTKRFKRGSASTKPKKILPSNQDSESPSEERERDLNISASMKNVLQTVKIVLPRLRETLFQTKSDHQYKCTEPAEEDSWSKPLDEDTQSEEERQHNGSAVDDFSVATATHTHPLQMPDVPPTVGEVQEENGEMGNDERKDGQTEMKAEHRNSPRPQSAPATSSPDIRPDTGSISDHTANFRNSPVLLGATKAEGEEREDEALEMTHCTKKETEPKRNEHLDESNSETSFQTGNTDVTTNIKVTQWGIKYESTEAVGPPTKLHSAPVECKYENLGCTDAITYDYDAAQLQDVRLETRELQTAQTSDSTYSSDMEEGPSISINPDTMELNQLKREKIKMQLKVLKLQEEYYTLKINELKK, from the exons ATGAAGAGGAACTGCTTGATTATTAGTGATGATGAAGACGACGACGAAGAAGATAGGGACAGGAGAAATagcctgaggaaaaaaaagagagtcagATATAtcgaagatgatgaagatgtggaagaggaggacgacgacgatgaggaggaggaagaagaagaggaggaggaagattgGGAAGACAGTGAAAAGCCAGCCTCATCTACCACTCACAACCAAGGGGCACCAGAAAATA GACTTTTGCCTGTAACCTGTGGAAACAAAAAAGGCACCCTGGATGTACAAAAACTGGGCAGGG GTGAGGAATGTATTTTGTGTGAGGGCCGCTGGTTTGCTCCCTCTGCCTTTGAGGGCTTTGGGGGAAAAGGCTCGAGTAAAAAATGGAAAGCAACAATTTTCCACAAAGAGAAACCTCTGCAGATTTTGTTTCag AAAGGGATATTAACCACTAAACGATTTAAAAGAGGAAGTGCATCTACAAAG CCAAAGAAAATCCTACCATCAAATCAAGACTCAGAGAGCCCCTCTGAAG agagggagagagatttgAACATTTCAGCATCTATGAAAAATGTGTTGCAGACAGTGAAAATTGTCCTCCCGAGGCTCCGAGAG ACTCTGTTTCAGACCAAGAGTGATCATCAGTACAAATGCACTGAGCCTGCAGAAGAAG ACAGTTGGTCTAAGCCACTGGATGAGGacacacagagtgaagaggaacGACAGCACAACGGTTCGGCAGTAGATGACTTCTCCGTCgcaacagccacacacacccatcccTTGCAGATGCCAGACGTCCCACCCACAGTTGGAGAAGTTCAGGAAGAAAATGGAGAGATGGGAAATGATGAAAGgaaagatggacagacagaaatgaaagctGAACACAGAAATTCACCAAGACCTCAATCTGCACCAGCTACCTCGTCACCAGACATCAGACCTGACACTGGATCAATCAGCGATCACACTGCCAACTTCAGAAACTCCCCTGTGCTGTTAGGCGCCACTAAAG ctgaaggggaggagagagaagatgaagCGTTGGAAATGACGCATTGTACAAAAAAGGAGACAGAACCAAAGAGAAATGAGCATCTTGATGAGTCAAACTCTGAAACCAGCTTTCAAACTGGCAACACAGATGTGACCACAAACATAAAAGTCACACAGTGGGGTATTAAGTATGAAAGCACAGAGGCAGTGG GACCTCCAACTAAACTTCACAGTGCGCCAGTTGAGTGCAAATATGAAAACCTGGGTTGTACAGATGCCATAACCTATGACTACGATGCTGCACAATTACAAGATGTGAGGCTAGAGACAAG GGAACTCCAAACAGCCCAAACGTCAGACAGCACTTATTCCTCAGACATGGAAGAGGGTCCGTCTATCAGCATTAATCCAGATACAATGGAGCTTAATCagttaaagagagagaaaataaaaatgcaactGAAAGTCTTAAAATTACAAGAGGAATATTACactctgaaaataaatgaactcAAAAAGTGA
- the LOC121197958 gene encoding gelsolin-related protein of 125 kDa-like isoform X6 — translation MKRNCLIISDDEDDDEEDRDRRNSLRKKKRVRYIEDDEDVEEEDDDDEEEEEEEEEEDWEDSEKPASSTTHNQGAPENRLLPVTCGNKKGTLDVQKLGRGEECILCEGRWFAPSAFEGFGGKGSSKKWKATIFHKEKPLQILFQPKKILPSNQDSESPSEERERDLNISASMKNVLQTVKIVLPRLRETLFQTKSDHQYKCTEPAEEDSWSKPLDEDTQSEEERQHNGSAVDDFSVATATHTHPLQMPDVPPTVGEVQEENGEMGNDERKDGQTEMKAEHRNSPRPQSAPATSSPDIRPDTGSISDHTANFRNSPVLLGATKAEGEEREDEALEMTHCTKKETEPKRNEHLDESNSETSFQTGNTDVTTNIKVTQWGIKYESTEAVGPPTKLHSAPVECKYENLGCTDAITYDYDAAQLQDVRLETRELQTAQTSDSTYSSDMEEGPSISINPDTMELNQLKREKIKMQLKVLKLQEEYYTLKINELKK, via the exons ATGAAGAGGAACTGCTTGATTATTAGTGATGATGAAGACGACGACGAAGAAGATAGGGACAGGAGAAATagcctgaggaaaaaaaagagagtcagATATAtcgaagatgatgaagatgtggaagaggaggacgacgacgatgaggaggaggaagaagaagaggaggaggaagattgGGAAGACAGTGAAAAGCCAGCCTCATCTACCACTCACAACCAAGGGGCACCAGAAAATA GACTTTTGCCTGTAACCTGTGGAAACAAAAAAGGCACCCTGGATGTACAAAAACTGGGCAGGG GTGAGGAATGTATTTTGTGTGAGGGCCGCTGGTTTGCTCCCTCTGCCTTTGAGGGCTTTGGGGGAAAAGGCTCGAGTAAAAAATGGAAAGCAACAATTTTCCACAAAGAGAAACCTCTGCAGATTTTGTTTCag CCAAAGAAAATCCTACCATCAAATCAAGACTCAGAGAGCCCCTCTGAAG agagggagagagatttgAACATTTCAGCATCTATGAAAAATGTGTTGCAGACAGTGAAAATTGTCCTCCCGAGGCTCCGAGAG ACTCTGTTTCAGACCAAGAGTGATCATCAGTACAAATGCACTGAGCCTGCAGAAGAAG ACAGTTGGTCTAAGCCACTGGATGAGGacacacagagtgaagaggaacGACAGCACAACGGTTCGGCAGTAGATGACTTCTCCGTCgcaacagccacacacacccatcccTTGCAGATGCCAGACGTCCCACCCACAGTTGGAGAAGTTCAGGAAGAAAATGGAGAGATGGGAAATGATGAAAGgaaagatggacagacagaaatgaaagctGAACACAGAAATTCACCAAGACCTCAATCTGCACCAGCTACCTCGTCACCAGACATCAGACCTGACACTGGATCAATCAGCGATCACACTGCCAACTTCAGAAACTCCCCTGTGCTGTTAGGCGCCACTAAAG ctgaaggggaggagagagaagatgaagCGTTGGAAATGACGCATTGTACAAAAAAGGAGACAGAACCAAAGAGAAATGAGCATCTTGATGAGTCAAACTCTGAAACCAGCTTTCAAACTGGCAACACAGATGTGACCACAAACATAAAAGTCACACAGTGGGGTATTAAGTATGAAAGCACAGAGGCAGTGG GACCTCCAACTAAACTTCACAGTGCGCCAGTTGAGTGCAAATATGAAAACCTGGGTTGTACAGATGCCATAACCTATGACTACGATGCTGCACAATTACAAGATGTGAGGCTAGAGACAAG GGAACTCCAAACAGCCCAAACGTCAGACAGCACTTATTCCTCAGACATGGAAGAGGGTCCGTCTATCAGCATTAATCCAGATACAATGGAGCTTAATCagttaaagagagagaaaataaaaatgcaactGAAAGTCTTAAAATTACAAGAGGAATATTACactctgaaaataaatgaactcAAAAAGTGA